A segment of the Lycium ferocissimum isolate CSIRO_LF1 chromosome 5, AGI_CSIRO_Lferr_CH_V1, whole genome shotgun sequence genome:
ttttctttttcttatttttgtgttGTGTGTAGTAACGTTAAGTTTGGTCTCCTATAAATGGAGAGTATTTCTTCATTTATAGGAGACCAAACTTGGCATCGAAgcacaaaaacaagaaaaagaaaaggacccAAAATTTGTAGTCCACAAATTTTTCTTTGTGGATTACAAAGAGTCTACACACCCTAAATTATCAAGTAAAATCAAACATGAAAGCTTTCTTTGTGTTTGCTAGGCACGTATGCCTGACATGTAGTGGCTaagtaatctttttttttttctctttttctttctgtaAGTGACAGATTCTGAAAACATTGAGGAATTATCTTATGATATATCTTAAGTCTTCTTGTTCCTGTCCACAAGTACCCTTTTTGTTctaattttcacaaaaaaataagtagTAGTAattgtttttccaaattttaaatCATGGTTATATGACGTGCATACCATCAAATATCATTCATATTGTACCTTCTCTCCGTAAAGAAGATATCTAAAAttttagaaaaggaaaaataaagaaagaacaaagaatTGTGATTCAGTCATACGAAATGTTGCTTTCTAAAACATACTAATAAACTAGTACTATGTGCTAACTTCTCTTTTGTCAAATTACACGAAAAAAGTTGGTTAAAACAGAATACGAGTTGGCTTTTGTGTTTTGCTTGGCGAGCCAGGATTTTAATTAAGggattcaaaaatataaagaagtagacAAACAAAGGAAATGGAGTAAGGAGTTCAAAATCTactatgtatacataaaaaataattttcaccttttatgtatagtgtaattttttataAAGGAGATTCGAATGAACCCCCTTGGCCCTTACTGGCTCTACCCCTCACACTATTACTGCTAAGTAATCAAATATTACgttctaaatattttttataacgATAATTATTCGTCTGTACCTTTCCTTATCGGTTAACTGCTACCTACTCTGGAAGAGTTATACAGTATTTCTATCGGACAAGGTTTAAGTAATGCTCTAAGGAATTTAGTGATCTTTTACTTTTTACCATTATCTCGTACAAAAAATAATTCCATACGTTTGGAATATTTCAACTATGTATAGTAGATGCAAtagctttttttattttgtttttttccacTCTCTCACTCACTCAACTTCTTTAAAGCTTCAAAACGTCTATTAATTGATGTGAATAGTCGAAGCAAAGGAGTAATTTTTCACTTAAATAAGATCAACAGACCCACGTGCAAGTTACTTCTCTTAGtcaacataaaagaaaaaagaaagaaggaatagatATACAGGAAACTcacaaataaaaagggaaattctttAGAAAATgtacggccacacacaacatacTGCACTCACACGTAGTCGTATTTTCTGTTTAACTCGCATAGTTAATTTTGTTTATTAGTGTGTATACACTCTATATGTAACGTTATTTAATATCATACATCTAGCGtaaataatatattaattttttataaaagtacataataatgtataagaggtatttatacatattttataaaaattttgatcGTTATATAAAGTTATACAATATGATAGTACTAAATTTATTACAAAATTGAGTTTTAACCTTCAACACAAAACTCCATATGAAATGTTATTTCTGTTatgataaatataaatattactttcaattgattttaaagattaaaaaatggaaatagaattagaaatttaaaaaatattacttcCTCTATCAAAATTCGTGTAATTTAAATTctgaaaaacaaaaattatcacataaattgaacgAGAGAATATCTTTTTCCTAAATATTTTaaacaatatacaaaataaGCTACATAAGATAAGATCTAAAATATATGGTCATTTTAGTTATAAGCTTAGTTTAAGTGATATATAAAGCCTAAAAATCTCAATAAAACAGAAAAAGACCACCGAATCCACAATTTTGTCCACTATCTCTTGGGTGCATACTAAAATATTCCTTGTCTTGTCTGCACTCTTCATTACGGGTCATGGCCGCCGTCGAATCCCGACCACCTGAACCCGACAACGACAACGACAACGACAACGAGGTTCACGTATCTCTTATAGATGCTATTCAAAACTTTACTGATCTCGACATTTCCTTAAATAAACTCGAAACCTTTCTCCGAGTTTTAGGTTTCTGTCAGTACTCTATCTTAAGCACTGCTCTTTCCTGGCTAGCTTTTGTTGTTATATCCATTGTGTTGCCTCTAGTGGTAATTTACTTTGGTTACTGTAATAACTGTGAGCTGTATCAGATTAATGACTTTGAGTTCGAGGTTCTTGTATGCCAATCTGTTGCCGCTGCTATATCGCTGTTGTGCGTTTCGCATAATCTTCGTAAATATCGTATCAGGAAATTGCTTTTTGTTGATCAATATCATGGTCAATTGACCCAGTTTAGAGAGCTGTACCTCAAGAAGATACAGGTAAGTGTTTCAATTCAAGTTTAGATTATTGTCAATCTGTAAGATAGTTTGTGTAATATATATGAAGTAGGATTGACCCACGACCCAAGACAAAAATGAGTTTTGAAGGCTTTAAATATTAAAGGCCTTTgtatttttcagattttatttGAAGTTTCAACTTAATGGATATTtatgttcatgaaataagataCTATTCTTCCTTAGGGAAagtggttaaaaaaaatatgcagGTAAACAAGGGTTGCTTGTATTTTCCCATACGAGCAATATCTATTTAAggaaagttggtttttcacGCCTCAAACctattatctttttttattatatttttcaatttttctaacACAATCTCACATCAATATTTTCGCGCAGCATTGAATCCTTTATTTGGGGTCCATGTTCAAGAGCTAGAGTCGGACCTCCCTATACCAACCATTTcactatgagcccgtttggattggcttattagttgctgaaaacagcttataagctgaagcTTTTGAGTGTTTttccattttgtgcttaaaataagcccaaaaaaataagttggggtagcctaacatttttttggcttataagctgctttttttaagctaagccaaacgggacCTATAACGGCCCATTCTTTTGGAACCGAATTCTATGTtctgttatattatatgttctttaTATTAACAGTATTGTTATAACAGCCAAAATGTATCAGGAAAACGacgttgttatagagaggtttgaccgtatatatttgtttagctcgttttgtaaaataaaaaaccgTTATGGTATTGAAGTCAATTGACTAATTGAGGATATTTCCAAATGCAGTTACTCCCTTTTCTTACTCTTGGAATCTCTGATTTTGGGGAACTTGTTGCTTTCAGGTCTTCTATCGTTTGGTGGTTTCGTGGATgacaattttctttttgatgAAGATAGCTCGTGAAGTCACTAGAGCTGTGTATCTTTATGATGGTTCTATATGGTGGTCAATTGGAGTTGTGGTTGCTTCACTTGTATCATGGGCATACTCTACCGTTATCTTTTTAGTGGGAACTGCTCTGTTTCATCTGGTCGGGAATCTGCAAGTTATACACTTTGAACATTTTGGCGAGCTCCTGGAAATGGATATGGATATCTCGGTTTACATCAATGAACATATGCGTCTGACCTATTATTTGTGTAAAATTAGCCACAGGTTTCGAATGTTCCTCCTCCTGGAGTACTTGATAGTCACAGCCAGTCAATGTATAGTTCTATTACAGACAACAACAAATCAGGGAATCATCAACTTCGTTAATACTGGTGATTTTGCGGTAGGAAAAACATAATGACAAGTACCAATCACATATTCACTTAGCTTCATTATCAAGTTCTTTAATTGTTTgtatgcatttatatatactCTAGAATTTTACAGCTACTACATagccagtgtaatcccacaaagtggggtctggggagggtagagtgtacgcagaccttgcCTCTACCATGAAGGTAGAgactgtttccgatagaccctcggctcaaagaaTACTCTACAATTTTAAGCCTCAAATCTATAGATCTTAATGCATTTGATTGGCTTACAGTAACTTGATTGTTCTGCCATTTAGTCTTCTATTCCCAGGTGAAGGGTACCACGGCGATTCTACTTTTTAGTTTATCGCCAATTTAGTTTGTACGAAGGGCTGAAAAGTGCATTCAATATCTTTGAGACTTGTGTATCTAGACCATCAAGTCTTGTGCCTGTGTGTTTTCTTTGTGAACTTAAGAAACAAAGTGGTCATATTAGTGGTTATTCTCAACCAGAGTAGATTAAAACTGTTACTTGGCTGATcgtattattttcattgaacTTCTTATTCAGGTAATATCAATTGTCCAACTGGTTGGACTACTTATATGCCTGAATGCAGCTTCAAAGATATCACACAGAGCACAAGGCCTGGGATCAGTAGCCAGTAGATGGCATGCACTAGTTACGTGTAATAGCAACGATGCTTCTGTCTCCGGATTTTCATCTGACGGTAGAAATGTTGAAACACCAAAAACAGTGGGCCAGTTATCTGTAAATTATTCAGAAGGTGATTTGGAGTGCGCTTATTGTATGTCTCCACCTACAAATATACAACACACTTCTACTATGTCATCATATCACAAGAGACAAGCATTTGGTATGCAAAACATGTACCTGTATAATGCATATGCCATATTCTTTTTTGAGATCCTCTCCTTTGTTATCTTCCTGCATTTGACTGGCTGTGTGAGTTCTCTTGCTGGAATTATCTGGAGATGACAATACAAGGAAACAGTCTTAGTGTGCCTagtgtttttatttatttcacatGTTTCCTGCCTTGAAATTTTTGTATCTTTTAGGATACTAACCTGTCCTCTGAAGTGTCTTGAAATGCCTATATTGGTCTTAGAAAGGCATAATGTGGTTTTCTGATCCTCAATACCTTCTCAAGAAACTTCAACATAAATGTTTGAGCCCCTACAGTAGAGTCTCAACCCGTTACTCTGATGCTTTACATCTAATTCTTCATATTTTGGGATGTCATATTTTCGCAGTTTGATTGCTTCTTACTGCAAATGCATTTTCACTGAAAATTTTCAACGTCGTGTATTTTCTTCCATCCTTGTAGAAACCAAGGACTCTAATTCGGCTAGAACTTCCCTCTTCATTTTGATAATCTTGCTCAAGTATCTTCTATTGCGTTGTAGTTTATATCCTGCTGATCATTGCCAAGTCAGGTGAATTGAGGATTTATACTGCCAGAATACTCGATTCTTCAGGACACACTGCATTCAGTAAAAATCTAAATTGTCTTTACTCCAATACAGATTACTTAGTTATCAGTATTTCAAGTTTCTTAGAGTTTGATAATACAAGTGCAGTAGGCGTAATATTTACGATTGTGTAGATGTAAACTGTGATGCATGACTTGGTTTATGGTTTTG
Coding sequences within it:
- the LOC132056068 gene encoding uncharacterized protein LOC132056068, whose product is MAAVESRPPEPDNDNDNDNEVHVSLIDAIQNFTDLDISLNKLETFLRVLGFCQYSILSTALSWLAFVVISIVLPLVVIYFGYCNNCELYQINDFEFEVLVCQSVAAAISLLCVSHNLRKYRIRKLLFVDQYHGQLTQFRELYLKKIQVFYRLVVSWMTIFFLMKIAREVTRAVYLYDGSIWWSIGVVVASLVSWAYSTVIFLVGTALFHLVGNLQVIHFEHFGELLEMDMDISVYINEHMRLTYYLCKISHRFRMFLLLEYLIVTASQCIVLLQTTTNQGIINFVNTGDFAVISIVQLVGLLICLNAASKISHRAQGLGSVASRWHALVTCNSNDASVSGFSSDGRNVETPKTVGQLSVNYSEGDLECAYCMSPPTNIQHTSTMSSYHKRQAFVSYVQSNPGGFSIYGMMVDRLLITTLFFVEMTLVTFILGMTLTIKK